One Methylocystis iwaonis genomic window, TTGCAGCAATAATCCGCCCGCCCGCCAGCTTCGGCCCTGCGGCGTCACCACTTCCGCGACGGCGAGGCGCACGAAAGAGGGAATTTGCTCGGACTGGCGGAAATAAGTGTGCGCCGCCTCGGCCAGGCTCTCGCCTTCAAGCGGCACAACGCCCTGATAGCGCGCGGCGTCTTCCTCTCGTTCGATCGTCAAGGCGAGATGCCCACGCCCCAGCAGCGCCGCCGGCGCGGGGTCGGTGATCTCGCTGAGGCGCGCGGCGTCGAAGCGGGCGAAGCCGCGCAGCTTGCCCGGCGCGTCATAGTCGACGACCAGCATATCGACCGGGCCGTCGCTGCGCGTCTGCAACTGGAAACGGCCATGCGACTCCAGGATCGAGCCGAGCAAGGCCGCAAGCGCGATGGCTTCGCCGAGCAGGCGCGCCACCTGCGGCGGATAGTCATAGTGATCGAGGATCGCGTCGACCGTCGGCCCGAGACGCACGAGACGCCCGCGCAGATCGAGCGCCTCGACGGCGAAAGGCGTCACGCGATCGTCGCGCGCCTCTTTCGATACCGGCCGGCTCGGCGCCTCCTGCATCAATAAATTCCCGGCGCGAGGCACCAGGCGAGCACGCCCTTCTGGGCGTGGAGGCGGTTCTCGGCCTCGTCGAAAACAACCGATTGCGGTCCGTCCATGACCTCGTCTGTCACTTCCTCGCCGCGATGGGCCGGCAGACAATGCATGAAGATGGCGTCCTTGGCGGCGGCGCGCATGAGTTTGGCGTCGACCTGATATGGCGCAAGAACCCTGCGACGGAAGTCCTCGTCTTCATCGCCCATGGAGACCCAGCAATCCGTGATGACGGCCTGCGCGCCGGCGACCGCAGCGTAAGCGTCGGCCGTGACGTTCATCGCGCAGCCATTGGCCTTGGCCCAATCGAGGAGGGCTTGCGGCGGCGCGAGCTCGGGCGGGGTCGCGACATTGATGGTAAAGCCGAAGCGCGCGGCGGCGTGCACCCAGCTCGCCAGCACATTGTTCGAGTCGCCGACCCAGGCGACCGTGCTGCCGTCGATGCGGCCGAGGCGCTCCTCGAAGGTCAGCAGATCGGCCATGATCTGGCAGGGATGCGAGAGCTTGGTCAGCCCGTTGATGACTGGCACGCTCGCGTGGCGGGCAAGCTCGGTCAAATCTTCATGCGACAAAATGCGGATCATCACCGCATCGACGAAGCGCGACAGCACGCGCGCCGTATCGGCGATGGTCTCGCCGCGGCCGAGCTGCATCTCGCCGCCGGTGAGCATGATCGTCTCGCCGCCGAGATCGCGCATGGCGATATCGAACGAGACGCGCGTGCGCGTCGACGGCTTGTCGAAAACCATCGCCAGATATTTGCCGGCGAGCGGGCGCTCTACGGGCGGCACGCCCTTCACGCGCTTGGCTTTGAGGGTTTTGGCAAGCTCGAGGATCTGGCGCAGCTCTGGGCCGGGAAGATCGCAGATATCCAGAAAATGACGCGGCCGCGTCATGGTGTGCGCGGTCATCATGCCGCCCCCAATTGCTCGGCTTTCGCGGCGAAACGCGCGCAGGCCCGATCGAGGCGGTCAAATGCCTCCGATATATGGCTCTCGTCGATAATGAGCGGCGGGAGCAGGCGAACGACATTGTCTCCGGCGATGGGAAGGAGGAGCCCTTCCGCGCGCGCGGCGGCGGCGAATTCCCCATTGGGAACGCGCGTCTTGACGCCGAACATGAGCCCTTCGCCGCGAATGGCCTCGATCACGCGCGGATGGCGGTCGTGCAGCTCGGCGAGGCGCTGGCGAAGATGGCCGCCCAAGGCGGCGACGCGCGCCAGAAAGCCCTCGGCGAGAACCACGTCCAGCACGGCGGCGCCCACTGTGGTCGC contains:
- the argF gene encoding ornithine carbamoyltransferase, producing the protein MTAHTMTRPRHFLDICDLPGPELRQILELAKTLKAKRVKGVPPVERPLAGKYLAMVFDKPSTRTRVSFDIAMRDLGGETIMLTGGEMQLGRGETIADTARVLSRFVDAVMIRILSHEDLTELARHASVPVINGLTKLSHPCQIMADLLTFEERLGRIDGSTVAWVGDSNNVLASWVHAAARFGFTINVATPPELAPPQALLDWAKANGCAMNVTADAYAAVAGAQAVITDCWVSMGDEDEDFRRRVLAPYQVDAKLMRAAAKDAIFMHCLPAHRGEEVTDEVMDGPQSVVFDEAENRLHAQKGVLAWCLAPGIY
- a CDS encoding Hsp33 family molecular chaperone, which produces MQEAPSRPVSKEARDDRVTPFAVEALDLRGRLVRLGPTVDAILDHYDYPPQVARLLGEAIALAALLGSILESHGRFQLQTRSDGPVDMLVVDYDAPGKLRGFARFDAARLSEITDPAPAALLGRGHLALTIEREEDAARYQGVVPLEGESLAEAAHTYFRQSEQIPSFVRLAVAEVVTPQGRSWRAGGLLLQYLPVAGARVRDLAPGDAPDDGEIALEEQDDAWMEGQALAGTLEDHELVDPSLSGERLLYRLFHERGVKVFNERALEEFCRCSTERIERLLKSFTPQERADMVGDDGRIGVTCEFCATFRSFDPADFD